One stretch of Hymenobacter chitinivorans DSM 11115 DNA includes these proteins:
- the lpxA gene encoding acyl-ACP--UDP-N-acetylglucosamine O-acyltransferase: MNQPLAYIHPEAKIAQNVVVEPFTTIDKDVEIGEGTWIGPNVTIMSGARIGKNCKIFPGAVIAAMPQDLKFAGEKTTVHIGDNTVIRECVTVNRGTVDRLKTIVGSNCLLMAYVHVAHDCIIGNHCVLANGVQLAGHVEIGDHAIIGGTSAVHQFVKVGPHAMISGGSLVRKDVPPFVKAGREPLTYSGINSIGLRRRGFSDQKISEIQQLYRLLFLSGLNNNDALDKIELELLPSPERDEVVNFVRNSGRGVIKGYSRNGNGAD, from the coding sequence ATGAACCAGCCGCTCGCCTATATTCACCCCGAAGCCAAAATCGCTCAGAACGTGGTAGTGGAGCCTTTCACGACCATTGATAAGGATGTGGAAATCGGGGAAGGCACCTGGATTGGGCCCAACGTGACGATTATGTCGGGGGCCCGCATTGGCAAGAACTGCAAGATTTTCCCCGGCGCCGTGATTGCCGCCATGCCCCAGGACCTCAAGTTTGCCGGCGAGAAAACGACCGTGCACATCGGCGACAATACCGTCATCCGGGAGTGCGTGACGGTAAACCGCGGCACCGTGGACCGGCTCAAGACCATTGTGGGCAGCAACTGCCTGCTGATGGCCTACGTGCACGTGGCCCACGACTGCATCATCGGCAACCACTGCGTACTGGCCAACGGCGTGCAGCTGGCGGGCCACGTCGAAATCGGGGACCACGCCATTATCGGCGGCACCTCGGCCGTGCACCAGTTCGTGAAAGTTGGCCCCCACGCCATGATTTCGGGTGGCTCGTTGGTCCGTAAAGACGTGCCACCCTTCGTAAAGGCCGGCCGCGAGCCGCTCACCTACAGCGGCATCAACTCCATCGGCCTGCGCCGCCGGGGCTTTTCGGATCAGAAAATCAGCGAGATTCAGCAGCTCTACCGCCTGCTCTTCCTCAGCGGGCTGAACAACAACGACGCCCTGGACAAGATTGAGCTGGAGCTGCTGCCCTCGCCCGAGCGCGACGAGGTGGTCAACTTCGTGCGCAACTCGGGCCGCGGCGTGATTAAGGGCTATTCCCGCAACGGCAACGGTGCAGATTGA